Proteins found in one Chlamydia pneumoniae TW-183 genomic segment:
- the recB gene encoding exodeoxyribonuclease V subunit beta, producing MKPFNIFDSNSSIQGKFFLEASAGTGKTFTIEQIVLRALIEGSLTHVEHALAITFTNASTNELKVRIKDNLAQTLRELKAVLNSQPASLPTYLDINCNVKQIYMQVRNALATLDQMSLFTIHGFCNFVLEQYFPKTRLIHKNPALTHSQLVLHHITNYLKQDLWKNVLFQEQFHLLAVRYNVTSKHTSSLVDKLLASYTQPISSYFSSRVERLEQISLWHQQIYNSLLEIPKQVFLDQLTAHISGFKKQPFSILDDLHHFVDLLYTSETHSSLFSFFKIAETFNFKHRLARYKPCAAFTVLENMSWVERTLEFCNLDRIFNTLLVDLQEYLKQNYTPWLSPDESVFALEKLLSSSEAQPVVQALREQYQLVLIDEFQDTDKQQWSIFSNLFISPKFTGSLFLIGDPKQSIYEWRSADLPTYLTAKSSFSEDKQLQLVNNYRSTPKLMEAINQIFGKISPFLEIPGYLPIEYHALNPQSSETFENPPHAPIHFFFYETIKDQALWIFSEALRLQKEQKIPLGNMVVLVSDSNQAFELISYATIPVSFSKNKSIFHLTETHILTTALLEAILHPENYEKISKILFSSLFGLSLDEVTTKKEDFTIYFQSLHSYISHHGLLATFYRVMTTQGNVLFSSPRGDLIFQEMEKLCGYLDTISSYPYHQLLHLKNFSETGRWEEELAISSYSEDLETLKITTIHSSKGLEYDIVFCPGIEKSKKNKSSSELLREMYVACTRAKKQLYLPISTQPPSLQRSSALTNYVKLEGTQSSAYDLAIHLHQEHPDLFSYSLPKDHGHATTVLNLPLLETFALKVTPPKTIFSFSSTKFLLDTHKDSQSIPYSKLPISKQQLPLGEKTGILIHKILESIQFSLLQDTEYLMSTIMRFIKHTHLEGFEETILKLLSKTFFSPLTFSSQTFSLSQVLPNKIFRETSFLFLENQELWQGVIDLFFEHEGKYYIIDWKTSFLGETNSDYSKSNLSIYIKQEKLDYQGRIYVKAVRKFLNQFEIDDDVELGVIFIRGIDTQGNGFFALNSSEDIPNFNPKAIQKCQAYH from the coding sequence GTGAAGCCGTTTAATATTTTTGACTCAAACTCTTCGATTCAGGGAAAATTTTTCCTAGAAGCCTCTGCAGGCACAGGAAAAACATTTACTATAGAACAGATCGTGTTGCGAGCCTTGATTGAAGGCTCGCTAACACATGTAGAACATGCCTTAGCAATTACATTTACGAATGCTTCTACCAATGAGCTTAAGGTTCGCATCAAAGACAATCTTGCTCAAACTTTAAGAGAATTAAAAGCGGTTCTAAACTCTCAGCCGGCTTCTTTACCCACATATTTAGATATCAATTGCAATGTAAAGCAGATTTACATGCAAGTTCGCAATGCTCTTGCTACTCTAGATCAGATGTCTTTGTTTACGATTCATGGCTTTTGCAACTTTGTTCTAGAACAATATTTTCCTAAGACCCGTCTTATTCACAAAAACCCTGCTCTGACCCACTCTCAATTAGTTCTTCATCACATCACTAACTATTTAAAACAAGACCTCTGGAAAAATGTACTTTTTCAAGAACAGTTTCATCTATTAGCAGTTCGCTACAATGTAACCTCGAAGCATACATCTTCTCTGGTGGATAAGCTACTTGCCAGCTATACCCAACCAATCTCCTCCTACTTTTCCTCACGTGTTGAAAGACTTGAGCAAATTTCTCTTTGGCATCAACAAATATACAACTCTCTTTTAGAAATTCCAAAACAGGTTTTTCTAGATCAGCTAACTGCCCACATCTCAGGATTTAAAAAGCAGCCCTTTTCCATTCTTGATGATCTCCATCATTTTGTGGATCTCCTTTACACTTCGGAGACCCATAGCTCTTTATTTTCATTCTTTAAAATTGCAGAAACATTCAACTTCAAACACCGTCTTGCACGTTACAAGCCTTGTGCTGCCTTTACTGTTTTAGAAAACATGTCTTGGGTAGAGCGTACTTTAGAGTTTTGTAACTTGGATCGAATCTTCAATACTTTGTTAGTCGATCTCCAAGAGTATCTTAAACAAAATTATACCCCTTGGCTCTCTCCCGATGAAAGCGTCTTTGCCCTCGAGAAACTACTCTCTTCATCTGAAGCTCAACCTGTAGTTCAAGCTCTTAGAGAGCAATACCAGCTCGTATTAATTGATGAATTTCAAGATACAGACAAGCAACAATGGAGCATCTTTTCGAATCTCTTTATTTCTCCGAAATTTACAGGATCGTTATTTCTTATCGGAGACCCCAAGCAATCTATTTATGAATGGAGAAGTGCGGATCTTCCTACCTATCTTACAGCCAAATCTTCGTTTTCAGAAGACAAGCAACTACAGCTTGTCAATAATTACCGCTCTACACCCAAACTCATGGAAGCCATCAACCAAATATTCGGGAAAATCTCTCCATTTTTAGAGATCCCTGGCTACCTACCTATAGAATACCATGCGCTAAATCCTCAGAGTAGTGAGACATTTGAAAATCCCCCCCACGCTCCTATTCATTTCTTCTTTTATGAAACTATTAAAGACCAGGCATTATGGATATTCTCAGAAGCGCTAAGACTACAAAAAGAACAAAAGATTCCCCTAGGGAATATGGTTGTCCTGGTCTCAGACTCAAATCAAGCTTTTGAGTTAATTTCCTATGCGACTATTCCTGTTTCCTTTTCTAAAAACAAATCTATATTTCATCTTACAGAAACTCACATACTGACTACAGCTCTACTAGAAGCCATTCTTCACCCGGAGAATTATGAAAAAATCAGCAAGATATTGTTCTCATCTCTTTTTGGACTTTCTTTAGACGAAGTCACAACAAAAAAAGAAGACTTTACGATTTATTTCCAATCACTACATAGCTACATCTCACATCATGGACTTCTGGCTACATTTTACCGAGTGATGACTACGCAAGGAAACGTATTGTTCTCATCTCCTAGAGGGGATCTTATTTTTCAGGAAATGGAGAAACTTTGTGGTTACCTAGATACAATTTCTTCTTATCCCTACCACCAACTTCTTCACCTGAAAAACTTTTCTGAAACAGGACGGTGGGAAGAAGAACTCGCTATATCTTCTTATTCTGAGGACTTGGAAACTTTAAAAATCACTACCATTCACTCTTCTAAAGGTCTCGAATACGATATAGTCTTTTGTCCAGGAATTGAGAAAAGTAAAAAAAATAAAAGCTCTTCAGAATTACTAAGAGAAATGTACGTTGCTTGCACGAGAGCAAAAAAACAGCTGTACCTACCTATAAGCACGCAACCGCCTTCTCTTCAGAGAAGCTCCGCATTAACAAATTACGTGAAATTAGAAGGTACGCAGAGTTCGGCTTATGACTTAGCTATCCACCTACATCAAGAACATCCTGATTTATTTTCGTATTCGCTACCTAAGGACCATGGACATGCTACCACAGTGTTGAATCTGCCACTTTTAGAGACGTTCGCTCTAAAAGTGACACCCCCGAAAACTATTTTTTCCTTCTCATCTACAAAATTCCTATTGGACACTCACAAAGACTCGCAATCGATCCCATATTCCAAACTCCCGATTTCAAAACAACAGCTTCCTCTGGGAGAAAAAACAGGAATTCTTATACACAAAATTTTAGAATCTATTCAATTTTCTCTATTACAAGACACTGAGTACTTGATGTCTACGATCATGCGTTTCATAAAACACACTCATCTTGAAGGATTCGAGGAAACGATTCTTAAACTACTTAGTAAGACGTTTTTTTCTCCTTTAACATTTTCATCGCAGACATTTTCTCTATCTCAAGTTCTACCGAATAAGATATTTCGAGAGACTTCTTTTTTATTTTTAGAGAACCAAGAGCTGTGGCAAGGGGTGATTGATCTTTTTTTTGAGCATGAAGGAAAGTACTACATTATTGACTGGAAAACATCGTTTTTAGGAGAGACAAACTCCGATTACTCAAAAAGCAACCTATCTATCTACATAAAACAAGAAAAATTAGATTACCAAGGCAGGATCTACGTCAAAGCTGTCAGGAAGTTTTTAAATCAATTTGAAATTGATGATGATGTAGAGCTTGGAGTTATCTTTATCCGTGGCATAGACACCCAAGGAAATGGGTTTTTCGCTTTAAATAGCAGCGAAGACATTCCTAACTTCAATCCCAAAGCAATCCAAAAATGTCAGGCCTATCATTAG
- a CDS encoding exodeoxyribonuclease V subunit gamma yields MNATKHCRASFSNSPRHLLAQLAEDITSTHQKPFTKRWILVANATTGHWIKNQLVHVLSDHIFMGSTIFTASDSIVKHLFLGSGCSQPNIPDYLTLPLLINNILEEISKASKFENGREFLSPPTYETTKKLAAAFKQFHTFSQRPTKNASHYQELFQILESHFSSYEEMFTTILNNRTQEEDCSLHIFGYAHLPKHLAEFFINLSTYFPVYFYCFSPCREYFGDLLSDRAIDFFWNQLPDSPIKNAWEHYVLSDRQALLANLAHKSQSSQNFFLDREIDYQEMFLPSKHDSSLGVIQNSILDLKPTSPQDFSQTKQTICIYRALNIPREVQEVFCKVTELLHRGVSPEEIFILSSHIESYKVHLNAIFNPHVPIYFTDEVDPRAEDLRNKILLLSSILQTQGDLHYILQLLTHPQLQQPIDQNKVPYLIKKLSSEWGKISSKDRASGQQMKALGDLILEEYPFHQEGGRVSQVEVWETTVPLIYFIQERINLYLSSSQHSYEDLFQNVFSCLEKIFVLSPEETSFITTLRNSLFPTFATSSCSLLFFTDFCLDFLLHFHKPSPLYDKPGPYIGSLSSLSLIPKGYVFILGANKTTSSDIFDLLNRTTTHEELAFSSTEDEENFHFLQILVSTKHELHISYISSAAQFNLPSPFLNHIKETLDLPVETLPTQPYLSAFFKNKACLHTSQEYNYSLAHAFYSKKALLPSLFIPTVKQVNLPQHLSLNEIIKGIFSPLDLFLKTNYNLRISYPEHLKKQQKLFPTKHQIEDFWNECFVDKEHDLIPSISPHAEELFTYYREKTILLRNGLDKDPKHSPYTVTFSSSIFEERPYHESYLFPPLSLSFQGNPVQIHGTIHGVCNEGLYLCSIDPRDSLKKTTRTLGSLPETSSEQKQLLERYVALAVLQMSQHLSSDSALIKLTSFNTKENHHPPFSDPEGYLRKVLEVYHLMSSQPIPLLSPLCWKTLDDEEKFHQAVLSAISEEAKNPSLPIFWQFHNRNIEEILNHVGASERLKILSLFRGPCEAV; encoded by the coding sequence ATGAATGCCACCAAACATTGTCGAGCAAGCTTCAGTAACTCGCCCCGTCACCTCCTAGCTCAGCTTGCGGAGGATATTACGTCCACACATCAAAAACCTTTTACCAAAAGGTGGATTCTTGTTGCAAATGCTACTACAGGGCACTGGATAAAAAACCAACTTGTACATGTCTTGTCAGACCACATCTTTATGGGATCAACTATTTTCACTGCTTCGGATTCCATTGTCAAACACTTATTCTTGGGTTCGGGTTGCTCGCAGCCCAATATTCCGGACTACCTTACCCTTCCCTTGTTAATAAATAATATTTTAGAAGAAATCTCGAAGGCTTCCAAATTTGAAAATGGAAGGGAGTTTTTATCTCCACCCACATACGAAACAACAAAAAAACTTGCTGCTGCGTTTAAGCAGTTCCATACGTTTTCACAACGCCCGACCAAAAACGCCTCCCATTACCAAGAATTATTTCAAATCTTGGAAAGCCATTTTTCTTCTTATGAAGAGATGTTCACCACTATTTTAAATAATCGAACGCAAGAGGAGGACTGCTCCCTTCATATTTTTGGTTATGCTCATCTTCCCAAACATCTTGCGGAATTTTTTATTAATTTAAGTACGTATTTCCCTGTATATTTCTATTGTTTTTCTCCCTGTCGAGAATATTTTGGTGATTTACTTTCCGATAGAGCTATTGATTTCTTTTGGAATCAACTTCCCGACTCCCCAATAAAAAATGCCTGGGAACACTATGTATTATCAGACAGGCAAGCACTTCTTGCAAACTTAGCTCATAAATCTCAGTCGTCGCAAAATTTTTTCCTAGATAGGGAAATAGACTATCAAGAGATGTTTCTCCCTTCAAAACACGATAGTTCTTTAGGGGTAATACAGAACTCTATTTTAGACCTCAAGCCCACGTCTCCTCAAGATTTCTCTCAAACAAAGCAGACCATTTGTATTTATAGAGCTCTAAATATTCCCAGAGAAGTCCAGGAGGTATTTTGTAAAGTTACAGAACTTCTGCATCGCGGAGTGTCACCTGAGGAGATTTTTATTCTCTCTTCTCACATAGAGAGCTACAAGGTACATCTAAACGCTATTTTCAATCCTCATGTGCCTATATACTTTACTGATGAAGTAGATCCACGGGCTGAAGATCTCAGAAATAAAATCCTCCTACTTTCTTCTATTTTACAAACACAAGGGGATTTACATTACATTCTTCAACTCCTTACGCACCCACAACTACAACAACCTATAGATCAAAACAAGGTTCCCTATCTGATTAAAAAGCTTTCCTCAGAATGGGGAAAAATTTCTTCAAAAGACCGAGCTTCGGGTCAACAAATGAAAGCTCTAGGTGATCTGATATTAGAAGAATACCCATTCCATCAAGAGGGTGGGCGTGTGAGCCAAGTAGAAGTTTGGGAAACAACAGTACCTTTAATTTATTTCATTCAAGAGCGTATCAACCTTTATCTTTCCAGCTCCCAACATAGCTATGAAGATCTATTTCAAAACGTGTTTTCTTGTTTAGAAAAGATTTTTGTTTTATCTCCCGAAGAGACCTCTTTCATTACAACGTTAAGGAACTCTCTTTTCCCAACCTTTGCTACATCTTCCTGTTCTCTTCTTTTTTTCACTGATTTCTGTTTAGACTTTTTGCTTCATTTCCATAAACCCAGTCCCCTGTATGACAAGCCAGGACCTTACATAGGTAGTTTGAGTAGCCTCAGCTTAATTCCTAAAGGCTATGTCTTTATTTTAGGAGCTAATAAAACAACATCGTCTGACATTTTTGATCTTTTAAATAGGACAACAACACATGAAGAGCTTGCATTTTCTTCTACAGAAGACGAGGAAAATTTCCACTTCCTACAAATTTTAGTCTCTACAAAACATGAACTTCATATTAGTTATATATCATCGGCAGCGCAATTCAACCTTCCTAGTCCCTTTCTAAACCATATTAAAGAAACCTTAGACCTGCCTGTAGAAACGTTACCTACACAACCCTACCTCTCTGCTTTCTTCAAGAATAAAGCTTGTTTACACACCTCTCAAGAATACAACTACTCTCTTGCTCATGCTTTCTATTCTAAAAAAGCTCTCCTCCCTTCCTTGTTTATTCCAACTGTAAAGCAGGTAAATCTTCCTCAACATCTCTCTCTCAATGAAATTATCAAAGGAATCTTTTCTCCTTTAGACCTCTTTTTAAAAACCAATTACAATCTCAGAATTTCCTACCCAGAACACCTTAAAAAACAACAGAAACTCTTTCCAACAAAACATCAAATCGAAGACTTTTGGAATGAATGTTTTGTAGACAAAGAGCATGACCTGATCCCTAGTATCTCTCCTCATGCTGAAGAGCTTTTTACTTACTATAGGGAAAAGACAATCCTATTGCGTAATGGATTGGACAAAGATCCGAAACATTCACCTTATACAGTCACATTCTCTTCCTCAATTTTCGAAGAGAGACCCTATCATGAAAGTTACCTTTTCCCGCCTCTTTCTTTATCTTTCCAAGGAAATCCGGTCCAAATCCATGGAACAATTCATGGGGTATGCAATGAGGGACTTTATTTATGTTCTATAGATCCTAGAGATTCCCTAAAAAAAACAACCAGAACCCTAGGGAGTCTCCCAGAAACCTCTTCTGAACAAAAACAGCTCTTAGAAAGATATGTAGCGTTGGCGGTGTTACAAATGTCTCAGCACCTCTCTTCAGATTCGGCTTTAATAAAGCTTACATCGTTCAATACTAAAGAAAACCACCATCCTCCTTTTTCGGATCCTGAAGGTTATCTCCGTAAAGTTTTAGAAGTCTATCACCTGATGTCTTCGCAACCCATTCCCCTACTTTCTCCATTATGTTGGAAAACCTTAGACGATGAAGAAAAATTTCATCAGGCAGTACTTTCTGCTATAAGTGAAGAAGCTAAAAATCCTTCTCTTCCTATTTTCTGGCAGTTTCACAATCGTAATATCGAGGAGATCTTAAATCACGTGGGTGCATCCGAACGTTTGAAAATTTTATCTCTTTTCAGAGGTCCCTGTGAAGCCGTTTAA
- the greA gene encoding transcription elongation factor GreA, producing the protein MDYLEKLQVLIEEGQSANFLSLWEEYCFNDVVRGRELVEILEKVKSSSLASLFGKIVDTVVPLWEKIPEGKDKDRVLQLILDLQTSNSQMFFDIATEYVNKKYSGEENFNEALRVVGLRDGRDFQFSLSRFDFLMHMHKGNFVFHQGGWGVGEVMGVSFLQQKVLIEFEGIMSAKDISFETAFKSLTPLSGDHFLSRRFGDPDGFEAFAKENPIEVVEILLRDLGPKTAKEIKDELVDLVIPEADWNRWWQSAKTKIKKGTRIISPDNPKEPYVLSDAGCSHMGQLERKLGLSLNSAEKISLIYHFIRDLHSELKNIEIRKSLVKALQDLDVEEGNKSLILQRELLLSEYLGIKDASIDKEYITSLSEDDTSRLLENMPIVALQKSFLSLVRKYSSFWQQVFMQILLYTTSPTMRDFVYKTIKNDPSSVEVLKKRLLDSAHQPMMFPELFVWFFLKLGNHEDGLFDPEDKEVLRLFLESALNFMYQVASTPHKELGKKLHHYLVGQRYLAVRQMIEGASLPFLKELLLLSTKCPQFSSSDLNVLQSLAEVVQPTLKKHKSNVEEENVLWSTSESFSRMKAKLQSLVGKEMVDNAKEIEDARSLGDLRENSEYKFALEKRARLQEEIRVLSEEINRARILTKDLVFTDKVGVGCKVTLKGDAGEVVEYTILGPWDADPDSCILSLQSKLAQNMLGKKLNDVVILQGKEYKISRIQSIWEEHGA; encoded by the coding sequence GTGGACTATTTAGAAAAGTTGCAAGTCTTAATAGAAGAAGGCCAATCTGCGAACTTTTTAAGCCTTTGGGAGGAGTATTGTTTTAACGATGTAGTGCGGGGGCGGGAGCTTGTTGAGATCCTAGAAAAAGTAAAGTCTTCCTCTTTAGCATCTTTATTTGGAAAGATTGTGGATACCGTCGTTCCTCTTTGGGAAAAAATACCCGAGGGAAAGGATAAAGATCGAGTTCTTCAATTAATTTTAGATTTGCAAACATCTAACAGCCAGATGTTTTTTGATATAGCCACTGAATATGTGAATAAAAAGTACAGTGGAGAAGAAAACTTTAACGAGGCTTTGCGTGTTGTTGGGCTTCGTGATGGTCGTGATTTTCAGTTTAGCCTCAGCCGTTTTGATTTTTTGATGCATATGCATAAGGGAAACTTTGTCTTCCATCAAGGGGGTTGGGGTGTTGGCGAGGTTATGGGGGTCTCGTTTCTTCAGCAGAAGGTGTTGATAGAGTTTGAAGGAATTATGAGTGCCAAGGATATTTCTTTCGAGACGGCATTTAAAAGTTTAACTCCTTTGAGCGGCGATCACTTCCTTTCACGACGGTTTGGAGATCCCGATGGGTTTGAGGCTTTTGCTAAGGAAAACCCTATTGAAGTTGTTGAGATTCTCCTTAGAGATCTTGGACCAAAGACCGCAAAGGAAATCAAAGACGAGTTAGTTGATCTTGTGATTCCTGAGGCAGATTGGAATCGGTGGTGGCAATCAGCTAAGACTAAGATTAAAAAGGGAACTAGAATTATATCCCCAGACAATCCTAAAGAGCCCTATGTTTTATCTGATGCAGGGTGTTCTCATATGGGACAGTTGGAGCGTAAGTTGGGATTGAGTCTCAATAGCGCAGAAAAGATCTCTCTGATCTATCATTTTATTAGAGATTTGCATAGTGAATTGAAAAATATAGAGATTCGCAAGAGTCTAGTTAAAGCTTTGCAAGATCTTGATGTTGAGGAAGGTAATAAGTCTTTAATTTTGCAGAGAGAACTGCTTCTTTCTGAGTATTTGGGAATTAAGGATGCGAGCATAGACAAAGAGTATATAACATCCTTATCAGAAGATGATACCAGTCGTCTTTTGGAAAACATGCCTATTGTTGCTTTGCAAAAGTCCTTTTTGTCTTTGGTAAGAAAGTACTCTTCCTTCTGGCAACAAGTTTTTATGCAAATTCTTCTTTATACCACCTCTCCAACCATGAGGGATTTTGTATATAAAACCATTAAAAACGATCCATCAAGCGTAGAGGTTTTAAAGAAAAGACTTCTAGATAGTGCCCATCAACCAATGATGTTCCCTGAGCTGTTTGTTTGGTTTTTCTTGAAGCTTGGGAACCATGAAGATGGTCTCTTTGATCCTGAAGACAAGGAAGTCTTAAGATTGTTCTTAGAGTCAGCTTTGAATTTTATGTATCAAGTAGCCTCTACACCTCATAAAGAACTGGGAAAAAAGTTACACCACTACTTGGTGGGGCAAAGGTATCTCGCTGTGCGTCAGATGATAGAAGGCGCATCCCTTCCCTTTTTAAAAGAATTACTATTACTATCCACCAAATGCCCGCAGTTTTCTTCTTCTGATTTGAACGTTTTACAAAGCCTTGCTGAAGTTGTTCAGCCAACGCTAAAAAAGCACAAGTCTAATGTAGAAGAAGAAAATGTTTTATGGTCGACTTCTGAGAGTTTTTCAAGAATGAAAGCCAAGCTACAATCTCTTGTTGGCAAGGAGATGGTTGATAATGCTAAGGAAATTGAAGATGCTCGTTCTTTAGGGGATTTGCGGGAAAATTCTGAGTACAAGTTTGCTTTAGAGAAGAGAGCTCGCTTACAAGAAGAAATTCGCGTGCTATCGGAAGAAATTAATCGGGCGAGAATTCTTACAAAAGACCTTGTCTTTACAGATAAAGTTGGTGTTGGCTGTAAAGTTACTTTAAAAGGGGATGCTGGAGAGGTTGTGGAGTATACAATTTTAGGACCTTGGGATGCCGATCCAGATAGTTGTATACTTTCTTTACAATCCAAGCTTGCGCAGAACATGTTAGGGAAGAAGTTGAATGACGTGGTAATACTGCAAGGAAAGGAGTATAAGATTTCTCGGATACAATCCATTTGGGAAGAACATGGAGCATAG
- a CDS encoding rod shape-determining protein MreC → MSYSLRNKKTKICVYIIIALGILSFRSIPQEVYDKIRSSFVSLHVKFFPKIKQAPSSHLANLELENLVLKERVASLEEKLKLYEVSNHTPPLFPEILTPYFHKLVEGKVVYRDYTHWSSSCWVNVGKTHGIKKNSPVLSGNVLVGLVDYVGEHQSRIRLITDVGMKPSVVAMRGDIQSWWIKHSLRELIRQVEQISHAYILEKDKYEKISQLQELDSLIQGEGENQALLRGILSGVGGALWKEGSLCLEGEGFYFSEGKTLLPGDILVTTGLDGVFPPGLLVARVTKVKAPRDGACTFKIEAQSLEEKLMELDQLFILPPLEFNPNDRPDIFGLLWD, encoded by the coding sequence ATGAGCTATAGCCTACGCAATAAAAAAACAAAAATCTGCGTCTATATTATTATTGCTTTAGGGATTCTCTCTTTTCGAAGCATCCCTCAAGAGGTCTATGATAAGATCAGAAGCAGTTTTGTCTCTCTACACGTCAAATTTTTCCCTAAAATTAAACAAGCTCCTTCTTCTCATCTTGCTAATTTAGAATTAGAGAACCTCGTTCTTAAGGAGAGGGTGGCTTCTTTAGAAGAGAAACTCAAACTTTATGAGGTCTCTAATCACACTCCTCCTTTATTTCCAGAGATCTTAACTCCCTATTTTCATAAGTTGGTAGAGGGAAAGGTTGTCTATCGAGATTACACACATTGGTCTAGTTCTTGTTGGGTGAATGTAGGAAAAACTCATGGAATCAAGAAAAATTCTCCGGTGCTTTCTGGAAATGTTCTAGTAGGACTTGTCGATTATGTTGGAGAACACCAATCCCGTATACGATTAATCACAGATGTAGGAATGAAGCCCTCTGTAGTTGCTATGCGCGGTGATATTCAGTCTTGGTGGATAAAACACAGTCTTAGAGAACTAATCAGACAAGTAGAGCAGATTTCACACGCCTATATCCTTGAAAAGGATAAGTATGAAAAAATCTCTCAGCTACAAGAGTTAGATTCTTTAATACAGGGAGAAGGAGAAAACCAAGCTCTCCTAAGAGGAATACTTTCTGGAGTGGGTGGGGCTTTATGGAAAGAAGGGTCTTTATGTTTAGAGGGAGAAGGATTCTACTTTAGCGAGGGAAAAACTCTGCTACCTGGAGATATCTTAGTGACAACAGGATTAGATGGGGTATTTCCCCCAGGACTGTTGGTGGCTAGAGTCACCAAGGTAAAAGCTCCTCGTGATGGAGCCTGTACTTTCAAGATAGAAGCTCAGTCTTTGGAAGAAAAGCTTATGGAGCTGGATCAGCTCTTTATTTTACCTCCCCTAGAATTTAATCCTAATGATAGGCCTGACATTTTTGGATTGCTTTGGGATTGA
- a CDS encoding amino acid aminotransferase: MSFFNHIPTFSPDAILGLQNVFFADKRPEKVNLVIGVYEHPQKRYGGLSCIRKAQTVILEEEQNKSYLPISGLQIFLDEMRELVFGAVDPSAIVGFQSLGGTGALHLGARLLSVAKGSGKVYVPEQTWSNHIRIFSQEGLEVIRYPYYSKEQKQLLFEPLIAFLKEVEKNSVILLHGCCHNPTGVDFTEDMWKELAILMKERELIPFFDTAYQGFAHGIELDRKPIEIFISEGNTVLVAASSSKNFALYGERVGYFAVHSTFTDELVKIHSFLEEKIRGEYSSPQRWGVEIVSTILSNPYLKEEWQSELNFIRESLGKMRTRFVQALRKVAGHTFDFLLSQHGFFAYPGFSDKQVLFLREQHAVYTTAGGRMNLNGITEKNIDHVVQSFIQAYEL; the protein is encoded by the coding sequence ATGAGTTTTTTTAATCACATACCAACATTTTCTCCGGATGCTATTTTAGGTTTGCAGAACGTTTTCTTTGCAGATAAGCGTCCCGAAAAGGTTAACCTTGTGATTGGTGTTTATGAGCATCCGCAAAAGCGTTACGGCGGCTTGTCTTGTATACGTAAGGCACAAACTGTCATTTTGGAAGAAGAACAAAATAAGAGTTATCTTCCTATTTCAGGGTTGCAAATATTTTTAGATGAGATGCGTGAGCTGGTTTTTGGTGCTGTAGATCCGAGTGCTATAGTCGGGTTTCAGTCTTTAGGAGGTACAGGAGCGCTACACTTGGGAGCCCGGCTTCTTTCCGTGGCAAAAGGATCTGGTAAGGTTTATGTTCCCGAGCAGACTTGGAGCAATCATATACGCATTTTCTCTCAAGAGGGTCTTGAGGTAATCCGATATCCTTATTATAGCAAAGAACAAAAACAGCTGTTATTTGAACCCCTGATCGCATTTTTGAAGGAAGTAGAAAAGAATTCCGTTATCTTATTGCATGGTTGTTGTCACAACCCTACAGGTGTAGATTTTACTGAAGATATGTGGAAAGAACTCGCCATCTTAATGAAAGAAAGAGAGTTAATTCCATTTTTTGATACCGCATACCAAGGTTTTGCTCACGGCATAGAGTTGGATAGAAAACCTATAGAAATTTTTATATCAGAGGGAAATACGGTTCTTGTCGCTGCTTCATCAAGCAAAAACTTTGCTCTTTATGGTGAGCGTGTAGGATATTTTGCTGTTCACAGTACTTTTACTGATGAGTTGGTTAAAATTCACAGTTTCTTAGAAGAAAAAATTCGAGGGGAATACTCTTCACCACAACGTTGGGGTGTAGAAATTGTTTCTACAATTTTGAGTAATCCATATTTGAAAGAAGAATGGCAATCAGAACTCAATTTTATAAGAGAGTCTTTGGGTAAAATGAGAACAAGATTTGTTCAAGCTTTGCGTAAGGTTGCCGGTCATACATTTGACTTTTTATTGTCCCAACATGGATTCTTTGCATACCCTGGGTTTTCCGATAAACAGGTGCTCTTTTTAAGAGAACAACACGCTGTTTATACAACAGCGGGAGGAAGAATGAATTTAAATGGAATTACGGAAAAAAATATAGATCATGTAGTGCAAAGTTTTATTCAAGCTTATGAGCTATAG